In the Phaseolus vulgaris cultivar G19833 chromosome 7, P. vulgaris v2.0, whole genome shotgun sequence genome, one interval contains:
- the LOC137829030 gene encoding NEP1-interacting protein-like 1 has protein sequence MEMQWSIVDDGCIIDLLDLGHRNNTNNDINTEFLRSTEDGGVYIFDSMNLDHNNNMQNNGSRTLRSTQDGVFIFDSMQNNCNSFQNLERFKIEEKTEESCCICLGEFSIGSRAIRMPQPCSHIFHQHCITKWLNINQTCPLCRRNI, from the coding sequence ATGGAAATGCAGTGGTCAATTGTAGATGATGGTTGTATCATTGATTTGCTGGATTTGGGTCACCGCAACAACACCAACAATGACATCAACACTGAATTTTTAAGATCAACCGAAGATGGTGGTGTTTATATCTTTGATTCCATGAACTTGGATCACAACAACAACATGCAAAACAATGGCAGTAGAACTTTAAGATCAACCCAAGATGGTGTTTTCATCTTTGATTCCATGCAAAACAACTGCAATtcctttcaaaatcttgaaaggttcaaaattgaagaaaaaacagaAGAGTCTTGTTGCATTTGTCTTGGGGAATTTTCAATTGGATCAAGAGCAATTCGCATGCCCCAACCATGTTCTCATATCTTTCATCAACATTGCATCACAAAATGGCTGAACATCAATCAGACATGTCCTTTATGTCGCAGGAACATCTAG
- the LOC137829031 gene encoding RING-H2 finger protein ATL66-like, whose product MEMQWSIVDDGCIIDLLDLGHRNNTNNDINTEFLRSTEDGGVYIFDSMNLENNNMQNNSSRTLTSTQDGVFIFDSIQNNHNSVQNLERFKIEEKTEKSCCICLGEFSIGSRAIRLPQPCSHIFHQHCITKWLNISHTCPLCRRNI is encoded by the coding sequence ATGGAAATGCAGTGGTCAATTGTAGATGATGGTTGTATCATTGATTTGCTAGATTTGGGTCACCGCAACAACACCAACAATGACATCAACACTGAATTTTTAAGATCAACAGAAGATGGTGGTGTTTATATCTTTGATTCCATGAACTTGGAAAACAACAACATGCAAAACAATAGCAGTAGAACTTTAACATCAACCCAAGATGGTGTTTTCATCTTTGATTCCATACAAAACAACCATAATTCTGTTCAAAATCTTGAAAGgttcaaaattgaagaaaaaacagaaaaGTCTTGTTGCATCTGTCTTGGGGAATTTTCAATTGGATCAAGAGCAATTCGCTTGCCCCAACCATGTTCTCATATCTTTCATCAACATTGCATCACAAAATGGCTCAACATCAGTCACACATGTCCTTTATGTCGCAGGAACATCTAG
- the LOC137829032 gene encoding NEP1-interacting protein-like 1: MEMQWSIVDDGCIIDLMDLGPRMDLGHRSNTNNDINAEFLRSTEDGGVYIFDSMNMDHNNNMQNNRSITLTSTQDGVFIFDSIQNNHNSVQNLERFKIEEKTEESCCICLGEFSIGSRAICMPKPCSHIFHQHCITKWLNISHTCPLCRRNI; the protein is encoded by the coding sequence ATGGAAATGCAGTGGTCAATTGTAGATGATGGTTGTATCATTGATTTGATGGATTTGGGTCCCCGCATGGATTTGGGTCACCGCAGCAACACCAACAATGACATCAATGCTGAATTTTTAAGATCAACAGAAGATGGTGGTGTTTATATCTTTGATTCCATGAACATGGATCACAACAACAACATGCAGAACAATAGAAGTATAACTTTAACATCAACCCAAGATGGTGTTTTCATCTTTGATTCCATACAAAACAACCACAATTCTGTTCAAAATCTTGAAAGgttcaaaattgaagaaaaaacagaAGAATCTTGTTGCATCTGTCTTGGGGAATTTTCAATTGGATCAAGAGCAATTTGCATGCCCAAACCATGTTCTCATATCTTTCATCAACATTGCATCACAAAATGGCTCAACATCAGTCACACATGTCCTTTATGTCGCAGGAACATCTAG